TTTACATAAGGATAGTTTCAGTTCACAATTTTGATATGGTAATGGTGCTTGAAAAATATGAAAATCACAATACGTCACACAGGACATTGATGTGAAAATCTTTACATGTGCAAGAATTCAGACGATTATAAAGTTTATTGGAATTACACAGCGGAAACATATCTTTGAACTAGTATATTCTTAATAAATTTTACTGCACCGAGGACAAGTAAACTGTGCGAAGAAGCGATTTCCGGAACCTGAAAAGGTGTGATCATATGTGATTTCCAAGAATATTTGACTTCCACATTGATTACAGGAATATGAATCATTAACGCCAAAATCGTGTGCGAGATGTGGGGCATCGAACTTGGAAGGTTGAATAGCTACGCGGTAGCTGCCAACACCGGGCTTGCTATACGGTCTCGATCTCGTCTTTGCAAGGTGTTTCTGAATTTTCTCTATGACATGCGTCGGAGTTGCGAAAACCTTTACAAGATAATCGTCCGCCCCGAGCCTCAGCCCCTTTTCTATTTCATCTTCCCGACCTCTGTTACTGAGAATTATGATTGGTGTCAATTGAGTTCTAGGATTTTTTCTAAGTTCAGATAAGATGTAAAAACCATTTATCTTAGGAAGAACTAAATCCAGAAGAACTAAATCAGGTTTGCTATTCAATGCCTTGTTCATCCCCTCCTCGCCGTCTCTGGCAAGGTCCACATGATAACCCTCTATGGAGAGTTTATCATGATATACCTTCTGAATCATCGGATCGTCTTCTATTATTAAGATTCTAAATTTTCTGGCACCTTCCATGTCTAGCCTCAATCCAGAACTTTTTTGATCTCCTTGAGAACACCGCTGGGAATAGTGCTACTTTTAATAATGTAACTTACGCATCCCGCCCTTAAGCACTCTTCTGTAGTCTCACTACTTGTTACATTGGTGAGTGCTATAACCGGTATTGCTTTTAGTTCAGGATCGGCCTTAATCCTTTTTAAGACCTCTATTCCATTGAGTCTGGGCATAAGAATGTCAATAAGGATCAAATCTGGTTTTAATTGTTTTGCCTTTTCTAGTCCGTCTATCCCGTCTACGGCTGTCTCAACTTCATATTGTGCCATCTCGAGCTTTCTTGTGTATGCCTTAAGGAGAAGCTCATCATCTTCAACAAGCAAAATTTTAGCCATCGTACACCTCACATCTCCTGTCGCCTTATATATCTAATAAACTCTAAACACATCATCGTTTATTATATTCCAAAATTTTGTATCCGATAAACTCCATTAATCCAGCCTCGACTTAATGCTACTAAATGTGTTCTCTATCGGGAGCAAGCTGATCTCGGGCTTTTGGTAGGCAAAAAGAAAATGTGCTTCCCTTTCCCAATTCACTTTTTTCGAGCCATACATCTCCCTTCATTTCATTAAGAAACTGCTTGGATATGTAGAGACCCATTCCTATCCCCCCTTTATAGTCACCCGAAAGCGAATGCTGTACAGCTCGAAATTTCTGAAAAAGCAACCCCTGATCTTTCTCTGGGATTCCGATTCCAGTATCAATCACATCAGTGATTATATGGCTGTCATTGGCGTGATGAGTTATAATTACACCCCCCCCTTCCGTGAATTTCAAAGCATTCCCAATAAGGTTAACAATAACCTGCTCAACTCTAAATTTGTCGCCTGATACCAATAACGCTCCTGCCACTGTTGGTTTCTGGTATTCCAGCTTTAGCCCTTTCTCCTCGGCTATAGGCTTCAGGTCAGTTAGGATCTTGTCGCAAACTTCCTCGATGTCAAAATCTGATATTTTAAATTCTAATCTTCCCTGCTCAATCCTTGACACGTCCAGCATATAATTAGTTAAACCTATTAATCGGTTTGTAGCCGTATTAATGTCTGCCAATGCTTCCACTGCTTCCGTGGGTAGACTGCCGTAGTCCCCTTCTAACAGCATAGAAACGAATCCGTTGATGGCAGTTAGAGGAGTCCTCACCTCGTGTGACGCCATCGATATAAACTCGTCTTTCATTTGGTCAAGTTCCATAAGTTTCTCGTTTGCATCTTTCAAATCTTGATATAGCCTTGCCTTTGTTATTGCTGTTGCAATTTGATTACCAATGGTCGAAAGCAAATTCACTTCCCTCTCATTAAACTTACGTTCCTTATAACTCAGAAACCATATTACTCCTATGACTTTCTCTTCTATAGTTAATGGGGTGCCTAGGGCACTGTGATGTCCTAGATCTCTACCCGCAGGACCGACAGTTGGCTCCTTCTTTACATCTTGAATCTTAAGAACTTCCCCCTTGTTAATTACCCTCCAAGTAGTTCCTTTGGGATATGGTATCCTCCCTGCCCTATTTATATAATCCTGGGGAAGATTTCTTTGGGCCTGGAGAATAGCTTCTTTTCTATCCTCATCCACTAAATAAATCATAGCCATATCCACATCTTCTAGGCTAACCACCGAATCCAGGGCAATCTCGTAGATCTCCTCCAGGTTGAGGGACTTATGCACCGCTTGAGTTATAGCATTTAATATTTCTAAGTCCTTACTTCTCTCATCCAAATCTTCATATAGCTCTCTTAACTCGCGTGATTGGTCTTGAGATTTTTCATACAATGATGCCTGCGCTATTGCTATTCCGATTTGATTCCCTACAGCATTGAGGAGGTTTAAATTTCGCGAAGTAAGCCCTAACACTCTTCGACTTGCAAAATTTACTACCCCTATTGTTTTATTTTCTTGTACTATAGGCACTGACACATGAGTATGATGACCCAATGCCTTACCAGCAGGACCAAGGTCGGGGTCTTTTTGAACGTCGTCGATATAAGACAAATCACTGGATTTGATAACCCTCCATGTCACACCCTTTGGATATGGTATTCTCCCTGCCCTCTCTATATAGTCTTCTGTAAGGCCCCTGTGTGCTTGTAGCACTGCCTCGTTAGTATCCTCATCTACGAGATAAACCATTATGATATCAAACTCTGTTATGTCTACTACCTTGTCTAGAGCAATATTTAATACCTCTTCAAGATTTAAAGATTTATGAACAGATGTAGTTATTACATTTAGAGTAGATAAATCTTCATTGATTAACTTTAAGTCCTCGGTCTTTTTTGCCTTCGCTACCGCTATTGCAATCTGGGTACCAATGGAAGTAAAAATCTCTATTTCCCTTCTACCAAATTTATTCTTTTTATTGCTATGAAAATGTATAGCACCTATTGTTCTCTCTCCTCCCTTTATAGGCACCGACATAAAGCTTCGAAATCCAGATTCCTTACCGACAGGGCCAACGTTTGGATCAGTCGATACATCTTGAACAACATAGACCTCATCCGTTTCGATAACCCTCCATGTCACACCCCTAGGATATGGTATCCTCCCTGCTTTCTCTAGATATTTATCCGGGTATCCTCTATGAGCCTCAAGCACTGCTTCATTTGTAACTTCATCTATTAAATATATACCCACTATATTTATATCCGTTAGTTCCAAAACCTTATCTATTGCAGTATTAAAAACATCATCAAGTTTAGATGACTTATTAACCGATTCCATAATGGTATTTATTATCATCAGTTCATCTTCAATGCTACTGCGCTCAACCGCCTCAGAAATCAAATTGCCAATACCCTGAAGGAAGTGAACATCATCCTTTGTGTACGTCCTTATACTTGGGCTGTGAGCACCTAACACTCCATAAGGCCTTGCCTTCCCATAGATGGTAGTGCTTATGCCACTTGCTACACTGTGGTCGAGAAGCAGTGGAGGAATAGTGAATCTGGTTTCCTTGCCAATGTCTTCCACAATCACAGTCTCATTGCATTGAAGAGTGTAGCCTGCCTGCGATTCAGCCCCTGCATCTACAATATAGTGGCCTACATACCCCTCTTTCCATCCCACACCTGCCTGCAACAGCAAGGAATTGCCGTCTGGTTGGAGTTCCAAAATCTTGGCATATTCTACCCCCAGGGTTTTGGCTAGCAGCGAGACGGCTTCGCTCATCAGCGTCGTAAGGTCGCCGCCCCTTAGCGCAAGTTCACCCAGTTCAACCAGAGCTCGCTGATGCTTTTCACGAGTTTGGTGCTCTGCCTCAGCCTGCTTGCGTTCGGTTATATCTTCTACCACAGCCATGCCAGATATAACATTTCCTACGTCGTCGCGGAGTGGTGAAAGACGAATAGACACCCACAACTTTTCTGAGCTGCTGGTTGCTTCATAGAAACCTTCATAACTTTCTGTATGACCCTGAAATACCTTTTCCATTAAGGGCAAGACGCATGGATTTTTTAGTTCCTGGATATTAATGCCTATTATTTTGTCACGAGAGGTTTGAAGGATGTGAGCGAAACGTTCATTACAATGAGTTATATTAAAATTCTTATTGAATATATACACACCTACTGGTGATTGATCAAAAAGAGTTCGGTAGCGCTCTTCCGATTCACGTAATAGCTCCTGTTGTTTTACATTGTTGATTGCTATTTCTATCTGATCTGCAACAACCTCCAATAGTTTAAATTCGTCTTCACCAAATTGGTGTTTTTCAAATGCACCTATACTTCCGCATCCTACATTAAAACCTTCATATCTAATAGGCACAGACACATGACTCTTTATCCCCATATCTCTTCCTGCAGGGCCAATGACCTGATCTTTATCTACATCCGGAACATAGATTGTCTGTCCCTCAATGATTGTTTTCCACGTAATTCCCTTTGGATAGGGTATTCTGGATGCCTGTTGAATATATTGAGATGTGTGGCCTCGGTGAGCCTTAAGAACTGCCTCTTCTCCTTCGATTATGTAAAAACTACAGAAGTTCGCTCTATCTACATTCTTACTCATGCTCTCAACGGCACTTTCCAAAACATCTCTTAGATTTCCTGATTTATGAATACTTTGAATTATTGTGCTGACGATTCTCTCATATTTACTCTTTTTGGACAATTGAATATGGCTTTCTTTCAGATTCTCTTCGGCCTGCCTGCGTTTGGTTAGGTCAAGGTTGATGGTAAGGTAGTTCAATCCAGCAAATATGAATGCCAAAAAAATTACAGAAGCATTTAGAAAAATAGATTTGCGAAAAATCTTGCGTTGATGCTCTAACCTCGAGTGTACCAATACATATTCATCGGCCTTAATTTCATTAATGGCATCTCGCAGATATCCCATTATTGCTGTCCTTCGCTTACCAGTCAGAATCAATTTCTGGGCCTCTTCAAATCTATGTCTCGTGCGGATGTCTATTGACTCCTTCAATAAGGCGAGTCTTTCCGAAGCCAAAGACTCAACTTCGTCGATCCTAGCCTCTTGGATTGGATCATCTGGAATTAATTTCCGAACCCCGCTAATTTCTTCGTTAATTGTTTTAATTGTGTTGTAATATGGTTCTAGATAGGCTTCCGTTCCTGTTATGACGTAACCACGAACTCCACTTTCAGCATGCGTCAAATTTGAAAATAATTCTTCTAACTTTAAAAGGCCTATATGGCTTTTTTGCACATTTTCGGATACTTCGATCAGACTCTTAGAGGCCTGAACTGTCATGAAAACGGTTGCTAATAAAAGAATCACTGCAACCACTAGCCCGACTCTAATCATCTTATCTGTCTTCAATTTGGCGTTAATCACTATATCTTATTCTATTCTTAGAATTTATTTTAATCTATAAAATTTCAAAAAACGAGATAATTGATTAAACATAGGAGAGATAAGAGACAAAGGCTATTAATATGTAAAGGAAGATATCAGTTATTACTGAGGGGTGCTATTCGATAAGTAGCTAATTACTCTTGGTATCACTTGCTTAGTAACCATGAACCCCTCGCGATTTCATTATCACTGACCCCCACCGATTTGGGTTATTGTGAGCAAGTGCATAGGCATATGATATCGTTTATCACTTCTTACCCTTTTTCGACTTTGACCTTTTTGGGTCGATAGACATGGGTGCTTTGACCGAAAAATACTTCGGCGGATTCCATAATTGTCTCTGAAAGGGTCGGATGAGGGTGTATGGTCAACTTAAGATCTGCCACATTTGCTCCCATTTCTATGGCTAACACCCCCTCTGCGATCAATTCCCCCGCTCCTGTTCCGACAATACCTACTCCCAGGATCCGTTCAGTTTCCGGGTCTATTATCAGCTTGGTCACCCCATCGTTTCGATCCAGGGTCGTTGCCCTTCCGGAAGCTCCCCAAGGGAAACGCGCAATTTTGACCGGACGATTTTCCATTTTCGCGTCTGTCTCAGTCAAACCACACCATGATATTTCGGGGTCTGTAAATACTACCGCGGGTATTGCAGTGGGTTCAAAGGCGACGTTGTGTCCCGCAATCACCCCTGCTGCTACCCTACCCTCATGCGTTGCCTTGTGTGCCAGCATCGGCTCGCCCGCAACATCCCCTATCGCAAATATCGTTGGTTCCGAAGTCCTCCTCTGCTCATCAACCTCGATGAAGCCTTTGGAATCGGTTTTCACCCGGGTATTTTCCAGACCGAGATTCTCAGAATTGGGCCTTCTCCCCACCGAGACCAGAACCTTTTCAAATATCTGTTCGCTGCTTTTAACGTTGGAGCCCTCAAGTTTAACCCTAATTCCCGATTTCTCTTCATTCATACCGACCACTTTGGTATCCAGCATGACGGAGTCAAAAATCTTCTCCAACCTCTTCGAGAGGACCAAGACAAGATCCCGGTCAACGCCAGGCATTAAACCTGAAGTCATTTCCACAACAGAGACTTTGGTGCCAAGCGCTGCGTAGACGGTTCCAAGTTCGAGCCCTATATAGCCTCCTCCCACTACGAGCATATTCTTGGGAACATCAGGCAAATCCAAACCACTTGTCGAATCGAGTAAGCGAGGAGAATCGATTGAAAGATTTGGAAGATTGGCAGGGCGAGAACCGGTAGCTATGATTACGTTTTCAAAGCTTAATAATTCGCTTCCTTTTTTATTTTGTATCTCAAGAGTTTTCTTATCTGAGAATTTAGCACGACCCTGTATATAGTCGATCCTCCGATGCTTTGATAGCTGACCCAGCCCACCTGTCATCTTTTGAACCACGTTATCTTTCCAATTACGAAGCTTATCGATATCAATGACAGGGTCGGAAAAGCTGATCCCCCAGTTTGACGCCTCCTTAGCTTCAGTTATGACTCTTGCAGCATGTAGCAGTGCCTTAGAAGGTATGCACCCGCGGTAAAGACATACTCCTCCCGGATTAGCTTCATTGTCAATTAAAGTCACCTGCAATCCAAGATCGGCAGCCAGGAAAGCGGCAGGATAACCACCTGGTCCACCACCTATAACGGCAACTTGTGTTGATTTCATTTCTCTACTCATCACTTCAATTTGAAAAGATAAAATTGAAGCCACAGATTAGCACGAATTTTCACTAATTGACATAAATCCAATTATTTAATTTAAGATAATTATGCTTTATATAAGTAATTTTCGTGTGTATATGTGGCTGAATAAATTCATCCTTCAAGCACAAGCTTGAAAGGCTCCTCCAAGGCTTCGACAATCCACCGCAAGAATCGAACTGCATCTGCGCCATCTATAATTCGGTGATCGTATGATAGTGAAAGCGGCAACATCAGCCGGGGCTCGAAATTATCGTTTATGAAGACAGGCTCGATGTTGGAGCGCGATACCCCAAGTAGGGCGACATCCGGTGCATATATAACCGGTGTAAAATAAGTACCCCCGAGGCCGCCAAGATTGCTAATGGTGAAAGTCCCTCCCTGCAATTCTTCGACCGTGATTTTTTTATTCCTCGCTTTTTCGGACAATTGCGTAAGCTCTGAGGAAATTCCAATCAAATTCTTCTTATCCACATTCTTTATGATGGGTGCTAGAAGGCCTCTGTCGGTGTCTACTGCGACGGCGATGTTATAATATTTTTTGTAGATTACCTCGCTGTTTGTCATATCTACGCTGGCGTTGAATTGAGGGAAGATCTTAAGCGCAGAGCCGACTACCTTGATTAAAATAGCGGTCATAGTCAGTTTCCCACCAGCATCTTCTGCTTTCCTGCCAAAGAGTTTTCTTGTTTTCTCTAACTCTGTAATATCGGCCTTGTCATGCTGGGTCACATGAGGAGCCTGCCAGGCAGAAGTCATGCGCTCTGCTGTTAGTCGTCTTACCTTGGACATCGGCTTCCGCTCTATTTCTCCCCATTTTGTAAAATCAGGTAAAGATATATCTGCTTTTCCCACTTGAATTTCTTCTGGACCAGTCTTTGAAATCTCTTTGCTTGCATAATTTTTTACATCTTCTTCCGAAATCCGGCCCCCCGCACCTGAACCCACAATCTGATTGATATCCACCCCGATCTCACGAGCCAATCTGCGAACCGAGGGTGAGGCCGGGACGAGTTTTCTTGGAGCCTCTTTCTCGACACCTGCTTGAGACGATCGAGCAAATTCTACGACTTTGCCTTCTTCCTTCGAGGCTGCTTCTTCTTCGTATTCTTTTTCTTCGATCTCTGTCTCGTCTTTTCCTTTTGGTTCAGCTTCAGTTTTTACTACCGCAATCTTCTTTTTAGCTTCAATCTTTTCTTCGGCTGATACTTCTACTACTTCCTGAATCGCTTCTTTAACTTCGGGCGCTTCTTTTTCTTCTTCCGATTCATCTATAGTAACCAATAATTGTCCTATATTTATCGTTTCTCCCTCGTTTACGTGCACTCCAGTTATAACACCACTTACAGGTGCCGGAACCTCAATCGCCGCCTTATCTGTTTCAATTTCCATAATGGGCTGGTCTTTCGAGACTCTATCACCGACAGAGACATAAACGTTTATGACGTCTCCTGTCGCTATATCTTCGCCCAGCTCAGGCAATCTGAATTCAGTCACCATAGGTCATCGTCACTATCAAGAAATCATTGGATTTAGTTTGTTTGGCTCGATTTCAAGGTCCTTTATAGCATTTTCAACTATATCAGTATTGATTTTTTTCTCTCTCGCGAGTGCAGCAAGAGTCGCCAAAGTTATAAACCTAGAATCGACTTCAAAAAAGTCACGCAGGGCAGATCGACTACCGCTTCTGCCAAAGCCGTCTGTTCCCAGTGAGACAAGGGGTCGTGGAAGCCATTGAGAGGTAGAATCTGGAAGAGCCTTCACATAATCGGTAGCAGCAACGAAAACACCGGGTGCGTCGCCAAGGCATTGAGTAATGTACGGTATTTTGTTTATCTCCGACGGATGCAACATGTTCCATCTCTCAACATCTAGGCCATCTCTATAGAGTTCCTTATAACTGGTCACACTCCAAACATCAGCGGCTACTCCATACCTTTCTTCCAGAATCTTCTGGGCCTTAAGGGATTCATTCAGGATTGACCCGCTTCCAAGTATCTGGGCGTGGTGCTTAGCTTCTTTGTTTTCAGATGCCTTAACCTTGTACATTCCCTTCAAAATACCCTCCTTTACCCCTTTGGGCATGGGTGGCTGAAGATAGGGTTCATTCATTACGGTCAGATAATAGAATATGTCCTGCTGCTCTTCATACATACGACGGATACCGTCCCTTATGATTACGGCTATCTCGTAAGCAAATGCTGGATCGTAGGTCTTTAAGTTTGGGACAGAATACGCTAAGAGGTGGCTATGACCATCCTGGTGCTGCAACCCTTCGCCGGCCAGTGTTGTGCGACCGGAGGTTCCGCCAATCAAAAATCCGCGGCACCTCATGTCACCGGCAGCCCACATAAGATCGCCAATTCTTTGAAAACCAAACATGGAATAAAAAACGAAGAAAGGTATCATGTTTATACCGTGAGTGGCATATGCGGTGCCTGCTGCAATAAATGAGGACATTGAACCAGCCTCCGTAATACCCTCTTCGAGAATCTGCCCATCGAGGGCCTCCTTATAATAGAGAAGGGTATCCTTATCAACAGGCTCATAGAGTTGTCCAACATGAGAGTAAATGCCAACTTGGCGAAATAGAGATTCCATCCCAAAAGTACGAGCCTCATCCGGGATAATAGGAACTATCAGTTTCCCAATCTGTTCATCTTTAAGCAACTTAGAAAGCATTCTTACGAATGCCATAGTCGTTGCAACACCTCTATCACCGGATCCCTTATGAAATTCTTCAAAAAGCTTTTCAGAAGGGGTCTTGAGAGGCTCGCAGTTAACCGACCTATCAGGTATATATCCGCCGAGTTCCTTCCGCCTTTCATGAAGATATTTGATTTCGGGACTATCATCGAGAGGCTTATAGAATGGCGCTTTGGAAACTTCTTCATCAGAGATAGGAATACCAAAACGAGTTCGAAATTCCCTAAGCTCTTCCTCATTTAATTTCTTTTGTTGATGAGTTATATTCCGACCCTCACCGCTCTCGCCAAGTCCATAACCCTTAATTGTTTTAGCCAAGATCACAGTTGGTGAGCCTGTATTATCTATCGCGGCCTTAAAGGCGGCATACACCTTTTCGGGATCATGCCCCCCTCGCCTAAGTTTTTGGAGTTGTTCATCGGACAGGTTTTTCACCAACTCCAAAAGCCGAGGGTCAGTACCAAAAAAGTGATCACGAATGTATTTTCCCGATTCAACTATATACTTTTGATAATCACCGTCCACAGCTTCTTCCATGCGATTCACCAGAACGCCGTCGTGATCTTTCGCTAGCAGCGGATCCCAGTCACTTCCCCATATCACCTTAATTACGTTCCAGCCTGCTCCTCTGAAGATCATCTCAAGTTCCTGTATTATTTTGCCATTGCCGCGAACGGGGCCATCCAATCTTTGCAAATTGCAATTTATTACGAAAATCAGATTATCCAATTTCTCCCTTGCTGCTAAGGTAATTGCACCGAGGGATTCGGGTTCATCGGTTTCTCCATCTCCCATCAAACACCACACTTTTGCGTCTGA
The DNA window shown above is from Thermodesulfobacteriota bacterium and carries:
- a CDS encoding 2-oxo acid dehydrogenase subunit E2 codes for the protein MVTEFRLPELGEDIATGDVINVYVSVGDRVSKDQPIMEIETDKAAIEVPAPVSGVITGVHVNEGETINIGQLLVTIDESEEEKEAPEVKEAIQEVVEVSAEEKIEAKKKIAVVKTEAEPKGKDETEIEEKEYEEEAASKEEGKVVEFARSSQAGVEKEAPRKLVPASPSVRRLAREIGVDINQIVGSGAGGRISEEDVKNYASKEISKTGPEEIQVGKADISLPDFTKWGEIERKPMSKVRRLTAERMTSAWQAPHVTQHDKADITELEKTRKLFGRKAEDAGGKLTMTAILIKVVGSALKIFPQFNASVDMTNSEVIYKKYYNIAVAVDTDRGLLAPIIKNVDKKNLIGISSELTQLSEKARNKKITVEELQGGTFTISNLGGLGGTYFTPVIYAPDVALLGVSRSNIEPVFINDNFEPRLMLPLSLSYDHRIIDGADAVRFLRWIVEALEEPFKLVLEG
- the aceE gene encoding pyruvate dehydrogenase (acetyl-transferring), homodimeric type; protein product: MSRFVEKDKEISQDEAIETQEWIDSLEHVIRTRTPERVKRLIKQLHIHAKKAGIDAPYAANTPYINTIPADKQPPFPGSREIERRIKSLIRWNAMAMVVRANRIEEGIGGHISTYASTATLFEIGFNHFFRAKSEEHEGDIIYFQGHASPGIYARAFLEGRLSIEQLENFRRELKPGGGLSSYPHPWLMPNFWQFPTVSMGLSPIMAIYQARFNRYLEDRGLKKPSDAKVWCLMGDGETDEPESLGAITLAAREKLDNLIFVINCNLQRLDGPVRGNGKIIQELEMIFRGAGWNVIKVIWGSDWDPLLAKDHDGVLVNRMEEAVDGDYQKYIVESGKYIRDHFFGTDPRLLELVKNLSDEQLQKLRRGGHDPEKVYAAFKAAIDNTGSPTVILAKTIKGYGLGESGEGRNITHQQKKLNEEELREFRTRFGIPISDEEVSKAPFYKPLDDSPEIKYLHERRKELGGYIPDRSVNCEPLKTPSEKLFEEFHKGSGDRGVATTMAFVRMLSKLLKDEQIGKLIVPIIPDEARTFGMESLFRQVGIYSHVGQLYEPVDKDTLLYYKEALDGQILEEGITEAGSMSSFIAAGTAYATHGINMIPFFVFYSMFGFQRIGDLMWAAGDMRCRGFLIGGTSGRTTLAGEGLQHQDGHSHLLAYSVPNLKTYDPAFAYEIAVIIRDGIRRMYEEQQDIFYYLTVMNEPYLQPPMPKGVKEGILKGMYKVKASENKEAKHHAQILGSGSILNESLKAQKILEERYGVAADVWSVTSYKELYRDGLDVERWNMLHPSEINKIPYITQCLGDAPGVFVAATDYVKALPDSTSQWLPRPLVSLGTDGFGRSGSRSALRDFFEVDSRFITLATLAALAREKKINTDIVENAIKDLEIEPNKLNPMIS
- the lpdA gene encoding dihydrolipoyl dehydrogenase, encoding MSREMKSTQVAVIGGGPGGYPAAFLAADLGLQVTLIDNEANPGGVCLYRGCIPSKALLHAARVITEAKEASNWGISFSDPVIDIDKLRNWKDNVVQKMTGGLGQLSKHRRIDYIQGRAKFSDKKTLEIQNKKGSELLSFENVIIATGSRPANLPNLSIDSPRLLDSTSGLDLPDVPKNMLVVGGGYIGLELGTVYAALGTKVSVVEMTSGLMPGVDRDLVLVLSKRLEKIFDSVMLDTKVVGMNEEKSGIRVKLEGSNVKSSEQIFEKVLVSVGRRPNSENLGLENTRVKTDSKGFIEVDEQRRTSEPTIFAIGDVAGEPMLAHKATHEGRVAAGVIAGHNVAFEPTAIPAVVFTDPEISWCGLTETDAKMENRPVKIARFPWGASGRATTLDRNDGVTKLIIDPETERILGVGIVGTGAGELIAEGVLAIEMGANVADLKLTIHPHPTLSETIMESAEVFFGQSTHVYRPKKVKVEKG
- a CDS encoding GAF domain-containing protein; translated protein: MIRVGLVVAVILLLATVFMTVQASKSLIEVSENVQKSHIGLLKLEELFSNLTHAESGVRGYVITGTEAYLEPYYNTIKTINEEISGVRKLIPDDPIQEARIDEVESLASERLALLKESIDIRTRHRFEEAQKLILTGKRRTAIMGYLRDAINEIKADEYVLVHSRLEHQRKIFRKSIFLNASVIFLAFIFAGLNYLTINLDLTKRRQAEENLKESHIQLSKKSKYERIVSTIIQSIHKSGNLRDVLESAVESMSKNVDRANFCSFYIIEGEEAVLKAHRGHTSQYIQQASRIPYPKGITWKTIIEGQTIYVPDVDKDQVIGPAGRDMGIKSHVSVPIRYEGFNVGCGSIGAFEKHQFGEDEFKLLEVVADQIEIAINNVKQQELLRESEERYRTLFDQSPVGVYIFNKNFNITHCNERFAHILQTSRDKIIGINIQELKNPCVLPLMEKVFQGHTESYEGFYEATSSSEKLWVSIRLSPLRDDVGNVISGMAVVEDITERKQAEAEHQTREKHQRALVELGELALRGGDLTTLMSEAVSLLAKTLGVEYAKILELQPDGNSLLLQAGVGWKEGYVGHYIVDAGAESQAGYTLQCNETVIVEDIGKETRFTIPPLLLDHSVASGISTTIYGKARPYGVLGAHSPSIRTYTKDDVHFLQGIGNLISEAVERSSIEDELMIINTIMESVNKSSKLDDVFNTAIDKVLELTDINIVGIYLIDEVTNEAVLEAHRGYPDKYLEKAGRIPYPRGVTWRVIETDEVYVVQDVSTDPNVGPVGKESGFRSFMSVPIKGGERTIGAIHFHSNKKNKFGRREIEIFTSIGTQIAIAVAKAKKTEDLKLINEDLSTLNVITTSVHKSLNLEEVLNIALDKVVDITEFDIIMVYLVDEDTNEAVLQAHRGLTEDYIERAGRIPYPKGVTWRVIKSSDLSYIDDVQKDPDLGPAGKALGHHTHVSVPIVQENKTIGVVNFASRRVLGLTSRNLNLLNAVGNQIGIAIAQASLYEKSQDQSRELRELYEDLDERSKDLEILNAITQAVHKSLNLEEIYEIALDSVVSLEDVDMAMIYLVDEDRKEAILQAQRNLPQDYINRAGRIPYPKGTTWRVINKGEVLKIQDVKKEPTVGPAGRDLGHHSALGTPLTIEEKVIGVIWFLSYKERKFNEREVNLLSTIGNQIATAITKARLYQDLKDANEKLMELDQMKDEFISMASHEVRTPLTAINGFVSMLLEGDYGSLPTEAVEALADINTATNRLIGLTNYMLDVSRIEQGRLEFKISDFDIEEVCDKILTDLKPIAEEKGLKLEYQKPTVAGALLVSGDKFRVEQVIVNLIGNALKFTEGGGVIITHHANDSHIITDVIDTGIGIPEKDQGLLFQKFRAVQHSLSGDYKGGIGMGLYISKQFLNEMKGDVWLEKSELGKGSTFSFCLPKARDQLAPDREHI
- a CDS encoding response regulator gives rise to the protein MEGARKFRILIIEDDPMIQKVYHDKLSIEGYHVDLARDGEEGMNKALNSKPDLVLLDLVLPKINGFYILSELRKNPRTQLTPIIILSNRGREDEIEKGLRLGADDYLVKVFATPTHVIEKIQKHLAKTRSRPYSKPGVGSYRVAIQPSKFDAPHLAHDFGVNDSYSCNQCGSQIFLEITYDHTFSGSGNRFFAQFTCPRCSKIY
- a CDS encoding response regulator, which translates into the protein MAKILLVEDDELLLKAYTRKLEMAQYEVETAVDGIDGLEKAKQLKPDLILIDILMPRLNGIEVLKRIKADPELKAIPVIALTNVTSSETTEECLRAGCVSYIIKSSTIPSGVLKEIKKVLD